A single window of Euwallacea similis isolate ESF13 chromosome 25, ESF131.1, whole genome shotgun sequence DNA harbors:
- the CycE gene encoding G1/S-specific cyclin-E, translating to MSSDSSLQTSEAVDLGNLSDSDNNELLNRLEEETYSENTKLTFPELLRIHPKQTVWGFKYGQNIRENALARDKNIQESGEKRRESESEGNHEKSVTDFSQRDPGPSSSKACTTEKDHKTPHSVKEGRSTQSRTSKRKNSARQDFGSPRKTRRVPLPLMNWADSKEVWMYMVYKEEASLNLRNPRLFEDFSNFMPRMRAILLDWVMEVCEVYHLRRVTYYLTVDYFDRFLSLRPDVPKNQLQLVGVTCLFLASKLEEVYPPRLTELSYVCDGACTPDDILNCELLILNSLGWDLNVMTPSDWLNLYMQIHFQAPSVIRRKLHEDTTRSFLFPQYSGYQFTRASQMLDAFSLDPGFLKFSYSTLAAAAMYFMYGKQVALDVSGLTWEQLQPCSEYMAAFYLVLRDTPDPRLMSCKSDTPQDEQGHPHLNSLRQRVPDLVKNENHSLQTHVVNMEYFEKSAIIRLEQMGLKVERTYVNKKKHNSPEKPMDEAKENRPEQTQETEDDLVCMYDVEKVSCDAVALDDSDISISNVSSPDADLILSDDKGLLTFDEILEGIVKCNQKNLPAQEPSPTKELLEDALKRLE from the exons ATGAGCTCTGACAGCAGTCTGCAGACCTCTGAAGCTGTCGATTTAGGAAACCTTAGTGATAGTGACAACAACGAGCTGCTCAATAGATTGGAGGAAGAAACTTACAGTGAAAATACAAAACTCACGTTCCCAGAGTTGCTGAGAATCCACCCAAAACAAACTGTTTGGGGATTTAAATATGGCCAGAATATTCGCGAGAATGCCTTGGCCAGGGACAAGAACATACAAGAGAGTGGTGAGAAGAGGCGTGAGAGTGAATCAGAGGGAAATCATG AAAAAAGCGTAACTGACTTCAGTCAGAGGGATCCTGGGCCGTCATCCTCCAAAGCCTGCACAACTGAAAAGGATCACAAAACTCCTCATTCAGTGAAAGAAGGAAGGAGTACTCAAAGTAGAACTAGCAAAAGGAAGAATAGTGCGAGACAGGACTTTGGGTCTCCAAGAAAAACCCGTCGAGTTCCTTTACCCTTGATGAATTGGGCAGATAGCAAGGAAGTTTGGATGTACATG GTCTATAAAGAAGAAGCATCCCTCAACCTCAGAAATCCTCGTCTGTTCGAAGACTTCAGCAACTTTATGCCTCGTATGCGCGCCATTTTGCTTGACTGGGTTATGGAAGTATGTGAAGTTTACCACTTACGGCGAGTCACATACTACTTAACTGTTGACTACTTCGATAGGTTTTTATCTCTTCGGCCGGATGTTCCTAAAAACCAGTTGCAACTG GTGGGCGTTACATGTTTATTCTTAGCTTCAAAATTAGAGGAGGTATATCCACCTCGACTAACTGAACTTTCGTATGTGTGCGATGGCGCTTGCACCCCtgacgatattttaaattgtgaacTACTGATCCTTAATAGTTTAGGATGGGATTTGAACGTTATGACTCCTAGTGATTGGTTGAATCTGTACATGCAAATACACTTCCag GCCCCAAGTGTAATTAGAAGAAAACTGCATGAAGACACGACCAGAAGTTTTCTGTTTCCTCAATATTCTGGATACCAGTTTACCAGGGCATCTCAGATGTTGGACGCTTTTAGTTTGGACCCCggatttcttaaattttcctaCAGTACATTAGCTGCTGCAGCAATGTACTTTATGTATGGAAAACAAGTTGCCCTTGATGTATCAGGGCTTACATGGGAACAGCTGCAGCCTTGTTCGGAATATATGGCAGCTTTTTATCTGGTCTTGAGGGATACACCGGACCCTAG ACTTATGAGCTGCAAGTCAGACACTCCCCAGGACGAGCAAGGACATCCACATTTAAACAGTTTAAGGCAAAGAGTACCTGATTTGGTCAAGAATGAAAATCATAGTTTGCAGACACACGTTGtaaatatggaatattttgaaaagtcaGCGATTATAAG GTTAGAACAAATGGGTCTTAAAGTCGAACGAACATACGTCAACAAAAAGAAACACAACTCCCCTGAAAAACCAATGGATGAAGCAAAAGAAAACAGACCGGAGCAGACGCAAGAAACTGAAGACGATTTGGTCTGCATGTACGATGTGGAGAAAGTGTCCTGCGACGCAGTTGCTTTGGATGATTCGGACATTAGTATTTCCAACGTTTCTTCCCCGGACGCAGATCTTATTCTGTCTGACGACAAAGGTTTGCTGACGTTCGATGAGATATTGGAGGGAATCGTCAAATGCAATCAAAAGAACCTACCGGCACAAGAACCGTCACCTACTAAAGAATTATTAGAAGATGCGCTTAAAAGGTTAGAGTAG